The following are from one region of the Cyclopterus lumpus isolate fCycLum1 chromosome 21, fCycLum1.pri, whole genome shotgun sequence genome:
- the rubcnl gene encoding protein associated with UVRAG as autophagy enhancer isoform X1, whose translation MIILGFNYLRKAHSLASVNKYCCPLRRGKYKTRLNTGSVDNQPSRFLSSLISVPSASDRSLLHSFILGDYKMMGSCEGISLSLHRSRYISWCVDYAEPPTPAPAALRGTEVAPEESFHQNHKLAGSGSVPLLLLSPRETSGGETNTAFSHRHPEPTFTKRTHPEAFTHSQPSQSNPQSSSAVHTIDRTPNRQADDGEDDGEEGRKGISEELEDTCFFLPRSSPVISRRHRPVSWHGEVTGMLAPSRNMDSRPPASGPLSLDPCVCPAVPSMVDLGSRPSSCPHPSPLQKDKKPLCVSASSQLNRLLCPWVHRPFSGQQGLAKEDRGRGLTSCDASYSSGQSPSTHHSKERSCSGIPESSADIFKTSCDLEKENAHFIVVDMMLEVLEGVKWTLSSDRWTCTMDTRQQYRDASSSEVIPPRGHKHRCRAGRRTQAGSASDPQQETDKTSNTHSSYVHTRQHTQEEEEEEEEEEEEEEEEEAVNHEAEHPPKTFSILSSDSGFEECGVDTTLTPRKSLRTAEWLAQQLVLGFRRSWLPSREPRRGRQSLRSSLQELPGTGDVAVSSSSLAEEIRLRTRMRGSLSWAPPRFQIIFTVQPTNRRSEVVALQHFLCAGCGTEVEPRYIKKLRYCEYIGRYFCDCCHGGSEAVIPGRLLSCWDFGRYPVSDFSKRLLDSVWHQPLFDLTCVGKTLYSRVKELDKFRELQEQLMGINKLLSACRLSGRVMAEFDQLPAHLMEQPHLFSMEDLWRVKKGPLVVQARAVLHSAIDHVENCELCLARGFICEFCRERDVIFPFQADICRRCPVCRTCFHKHCFVQKKCPKCARIQSRKKHPDGFHDDTTQHKPL comes from the exons ATGATCATTTTGGGGTTTAATTACTTGAGGAAAGCTCACTCTTTGGCCTCTGTGAATAAATACTGCTGCCCGCTCAGACGTGGAAAGTACAAAACAAGGTTAAATACAGGAAGTGTCGACAACCAACCGTCTCGCTTCCTTTCAAGCCTCATATCAGTCCCCTCGGCCTCTGACAGGTCGCTGCTTCATTCTTTCATTCTGGGAGATTACAAAATG ATGGGGAGCTGCGAGGGAATTTCCTTGTCTCTGCACAGATCCAGATATATCAGCTGGTGTGTGGACTACGCAGAGCCACCAACACCTGCACCTGCAGCTCTGAGAGGAACAG AAGTCGCTCCGGAAGAATCTTTCCACCAAAACCATAAGCTGGCTGGTTCAGGATCAGTCCCACTTCTCCTCCTGTCCCCACGAGAAACCAGTGGAGGAGAAACGAACACAGCATTTTCCCATCGACACCCAGAGCCAACTTTCACCAAGAGGACACATCCCGAGGCCTTCACACATTCCCAGCCGTCCCAGTCGAACCCACAGTCCAGCTCTGCTGTGCACACCATTGACAGAACCCCCAATCGCCAGGCTGATGATGGcgaggatgatggtgaggaaggaagaaaggggatcagtgaggagctggaggacacgTGCTTCTTCCTTCCCAGGAGCAGTCCGGTCATCTCCAGACGCCACAGGCCCGTCTCCTGGCATGGAGAGGTCACCGGCATGTTGGCACCATCAAG aAACATGGACTCCCGGCCTCCTGCTTCTGGTCCGCTGTCTCTGGATCCGTGTGTGTGCCCAGCTGTCCCCAGCATGGTGGATCTGGGATCCAGACCGAGCTCCTGTCCACACCCGTCTCCCCTTCAGAAGGACAAGAAGCCGCTCTGCGTCTCTGCCTCATCGCAACTGAACCGACTCCTCTGCCCTTGGGTCCACCGTCCTTTCAGCGGACAGCAGGGATTGGCTAAGGAGGACAGGGGGCGGGGGCTAACCAGCTGTGATGCCTCTTACTCATCAG GCCAGTCTCCCTCAACACATCACAGCAAAGAGAGAAGCTGCAGTGGCATCCCAGAATCCTCTGCAGACATCTTTAAGACCAGTTGTGATCTGGAAAAG GAGAATGCTCATTTCATTGTGGTGGACATGATGCTGGAGGTGCTGGAGGGCGTCAAATGGACCCTGAGCTCCGATCGATGGACGTGCACGATGGACACGCGGCAACAGTACAGAGACGCCAGCTCATCGGAGGTCATCCCGccacgtggacacaaacacagatgtagAGCAGGCAGACGCACACAGGCCGGCAGTGCAAGTGATCCTCAACAAGAGACTGACaagacatcaaacacacactcctcgTATGTACACACACGGCAACACacgcaggaggaagaggaagaggaggaggaggaggaggaggaggaggaggaggaggaggcagtgaatCACGAGGCTGAACATCCGCCGAAGActttctccatcctctcctcggACAGTGGATTTGAAG AGTGTGGAGTCGACACTACGCTGACACCGAGAAAGTCTCTCCGAAC TGCAGAGTGGCTGGCCCAGCAGTTGGTGCTGGGGTTCAGGAGGAGCTGGCTTCCTTCCCGTGAGCCTCGGCGTGGACGGCAAAGCCTCCGCAGCTCGCTGCAGGAG TTGCCAGGTACTGGAGATGTGGcggtgagcagcagcagcctggcaGAGGAGATCAGACTGAGGACCAGGATGAGAGGATCCCTGAGCTGGGCCCCGCCGCGCTTCCAGATCATCTTCACTGTTCAGCCGACCAACAG ACGCAGTGAGGTCGTGGCTCTGCAGCACTTCCTGTGTGCAGGCTGTGGGACAGAGGTGGAGCCTC GGTACATCAAGAAACTGCGGTACTGTGAATATATTGGCCG GTATTTCTGTGACTGCTGCCACGGCGGCTCTGAAGCTGTGATTCCTGGTCGGCTTCTGTCCTGCTGGGACTTCGGCAG ATACCCTGTGAGTGATTTCTCCAAACGGCTGCTGGATTCGGTCTGGCATCAGCCTCTGTTTGACCTGACCTGCGTCGGGAAGACGCTCTACAGCAGAGTGAAGGAGCTGGACAAGTTCAGG gAGCTCCAGGAACAGCTGATGGGCATCAATAAGCTGCTGTCAGCCTGCAGATTATCTGGAAG ggtgATGGCTGAGTTTGATcagcttcctgctcacctgATGGAGCAGCCACACCTGTTCTCCATGGAGGACCTCTGGAGGGTGAAGAAGGGTCCGCTCGTGGTGCAGGCCAGAGCGGTGCTGCACTCGGCCATCGATCATGTTGAAAACTGTGAG TTGTGTCTGGCCCGAGGTTTTATCTGCGAGTTCTGCAGAGAAAGAGACGTCATCTTTCCTTTTCAGGCAGACATATGTCGCCGATGTCCAG TGTGCAGGACGTGCTTTCACAAACACTGTTTTGTGCAAAAGAAGTGTCCGAAATGTGCTCGGATCCAATCACGGAAAAAACATCCAGACGGATTCCACGACGATACGACTCAGCACAAACCTTTATGA
- the rubcnl gene encoding protein associated with UVRAG as autophagy enhancer isoform X2 yields the protein MGSCEGISLSLHRSRYISWCVDYAEPPTPAPAALRGTEVAPEESFHQNHKLAGSGSVPLLLLSPRETSGGETNTAFSHRHPEPTFTKRTHPEAFTHSQPSQSNPQSSSAVHTIDRTPNRQADDGEDDGEEGRKGISEELEDTCFFLPRSSPVISRRHRPVSWHGEVTGMLAPSRNMDSRPPASGPLSLDPCVCPAVPSMVDLGSRPSSCPHPSPLQKDKKPLCVSASSQLNRLLCPWVHRPFSGQQGLAKEDRGRGLTSCDASYSSGQSPSTHHSKERSCSGIPESSADIFKTSCDLEKENAHFIVVDMMLEVLEGVKWTLSSDRWTCTMDTRQQYRDASSSEVIPPRGHKHRCRAGRRTQAGSASDPQQETDKTSNTHSSYVHTRQHTQEEEEEEEEEEEEEEEEEAVNHEAEHPPKTFSILSSDSGFEECGVDTTLTPRKSLRTAEWLAQQLVLGFRRSWLPSREPRRGRQSLRSSLQELPGTGDVAVSSSSLAEEIRLRTRMRGSLSWAPPRFQIIFTVQPTNRRSEVVALQHFLCAGCGTEVEPRYIKKLRYCEYIGRYFCDCCHGGSEAVIPGRLLSCWDFGRYPVSDFSKRLLDSVWHQPLFDLTCVGKTLYSRVKELDKFRELQEQLMGINKLLSACRLSGRVMAEFDQLPAHLMEQPHLFSMEDLWRVKKGPLVVQARAVLHSAIDHVENCELCLARGFICEFCRERDVIFPFQADICRRCPVCRTCFHKHCFVQKKCPKCARIQSRKKHPDGFHDDTTQHKPL from the exons ATGGGGAGCTGCGAGGGAATTTCCTTGTCTCTGCACAGATCCAGATATATCAGCTGGTGTGTGGACTACGCAGAGCCACCAACACCTGCACCTGCAGCTCTGAGAGGAACAG AAGTCGCTCCGGAAGAATCTTTCCACCAAAACCATAAGCTGGCTGGTTCAGGATCAGTCCCACTTCTCCTCCTGTCCCCACGAGAAACCAGTGGAGGAGAAACGAACACAGCATTTTCCCATCGACACCCAGAGCCAACTTTCACCAAGAGGACACATCCCGAGGCCTTCACACATTCCCAGCCGTCCCAGTCGAACCCACAGTCCAGCTCTGCTGTGCACACCATTGACAGAACCCCCAATCGCCAGGCTGATGATGGcgaggatgatggtgaggaaggaagaaaggggatcagtgaggagctggaggacacgTGCTTCTTCCTTCCCAGGAGCAGTCCGGTCATCTCCAGACGCCACAGGCCCGTCTCCTGGCATGGAGAGGTCACCGGCATGTTGGCACCATCAAG aAACATGGACTCCCGGCCTCCTGCTTCTGGTCCGCTGTCTCTGGATCCGTGTGTGTGCCCAGCTGTCCCCAGCATGGTGGATCTGGGATCCAGACCGAGCTCCTGTCCACACCCGTCTCCCCTTCAGAAGGACAAGAAGCCGCTCTGCGTCTCTGCCTCATCGCAACTGAACCGACTCCTCTGCCCTTGGGTCCACCGTCCTTTCAGCGGACAGCAGGGATTGGCTAAGGAGGACAGGGGGCGGGGGCTAACCAGCTGTGATGCCTCTTACTCATCAG GCCAGTCTCCCTCAACACATCACAGCAAAGAGAGAAGCTGCAGTGGCATCCCAGAATCCTCTGCAGACATCTTTAAGACCAGTTGTGATCTGGAAAAG GAGAATGCTCATTTCATTGTGGTGGACATGATGCTGGAGGTGCTGGAGGGCGTCAAATGGACCCTGAGCTCCGATCGATGGACGTGCACGATGGACACGCGGCAACAGTACAGAGACGCCAGCTCATCGGAGGTCATCCCGccacgtggacacaaacacagatgtagAGCAGGCAGACGCACACAGGCCGGCAGTGCAAGTGATCCTCAACAAGAGACTGACaagacatcaaacacacactcctcgTATGTACACACACGGCAACACacgcaggaggaagaggaagaggaggaggaggaggaggaggaggaggaggaggaggaggcagtgaatCACGAGGCTGAACATCCGCCGAAGActttctccatcctctcctcggACAGTGGATTTGAAG AGTGTGGAGTCGACACTACGCTGACACCGAGAAAGTCTCTCCGAAC TGCAGAGTGGCTGGCCCAGCAGTTGGTGCTGGGGTTCAGGAGGAGCTGGCTTCCTTCCCGTGAGCCTCGGCGTGGACGGCAAAGCCTCCGCAGCTCGCTGCAGGAG TTGCCAGGTACTGGAGATGTGGcggtgagcagcagcagcctggcaGAGGAGATCAGACTGAGGACCAGGATGAGAGGATCCCTGAGCTGGGCCCCGCCGCGCTTCCAGATCATCTTCACTGTTCAGCCGACCAACAG ACGCAGTGAGGTCGTGGCTCTGCAGCACTTCCTGTGTGCAGGCTGTGGGACAGAGGTGGAGCCTC GGTACATCAAGAAACTGCGGTACTGTGAATATATTGGCCG GTATTTCTGTGACTGCTGCCACGGCGGCTCTGAAGCTGTGATTCCTGGTCGGCTTCTGTCCTGCTGGGACTTCGGCAG ATACCCTGTGAGTGATTTCTCCAAACGGCTGCTGGATTCGGTCTGGCATCAGCCTCTGTTTGACCTGACCTGCGTCGGGAAGACGCTCTACAGCAGAGTGAAGGAGCTGGACAAGTTCAGG gAGCTCCAGGAACAGCTGATGGGCATCAATAAGCTGCTGTCAGCCTGCAGATTATCTGGAAG ggtgATGGCTGAGTTTGATcagcttcctgctcacctgATGGAGCAGCCACACCTGTTCTCCATGGAGGACCTCTGGAGGGTGAAGAAGGGTCCGCTCGTGGTGCAGGCCAGAGCGGTGCTGCACTCGGCCATCGATCATGTTGAAAACTGTGAG TTGTGTCTGGCCCGAGGTTTTATCTGCGAGTTCTGCAGAGAAAGAGACGTCATCTTTCCTTTTCAGGCAGACATATGTCGCCGATGTCCAG TGTGCAGGACGTGCTTTCACAAACACTGTTTTGTGCAAAAGAAGTGTCCGAAATGTGCTCGGATCCAATCACGGAAAAAACATCCAGACGGATTCCACGACGATACGACTCAGCACAAACCTTTATGA
- the LOC117750731 gene encoding trace amine-associated receptor 13c-like: protein MEAEDGSELCFPQLQNTSCRKPTLLWHEALLPFFLMSISTLTVALNLLVIISVSHFRKLHTPTNILILSLAVSDLIVGLLLLPVEIILKLSCWFLGDLACSLFNYVSFIVTSASVGNMVLISMDRYMSICDPLHYTARVTVNRVRLCVCMCWLGSVSYSAVFARDSLTQPGKYNSCHGECVVFIDYVSGAVDVVLTCALPVTVIIVLYARVFSVAVAQARAMRSQISVVSVGLKMMRSELKAARTLGVVVVLFLICFCPYYAVSLVSDSLVSSSYVSFVLYLFYLNSFLNPLIYALFYPWFRKAIKRIVILQAGS from the exons ATGGAGGCTGAGGACGGATCGGAGCTCTGCTTTCCACAACTCCAGAACACCTCGTGCAGGAAGCCCACCCTGCTTTGGCACGAAGCCTTGCTCCCTTTCTTTCTGATGTCCATCTCTACGCTCACTGTGGCTCTCAACCTGCTCGTCATCATCTCAGTCTCCCACTTCAG GAAGCTTCACACACCCACcaacatcctcatcctctctctggCCGTCTCAGACTTAATCGTGGGCCTCCTGCTGTTGCCAGTGGAAATCATCCTCAAATTATCCTGCTGGTTTCTCGGTGACCTGGCGTGTTCTCTGTTTAATTATGTGTCCTTCATCGTCACCTCTGCCTCAGTGGGCAACATGGTGCTCATATCCATGGACCGCTACATGTCCATCTGTGACCCTCTTCATTACACCGCCAGAGTCACAGTAAACAGAGTCAgactgtgcgtgtgcatgtgttggcTCGGTTCTGTCTCCTACAGCGCCGTCTTCGCGAGGGACAGCCTGACTCAACCAGGCAAGTATAATTCCTGCCACGGAGAGTGTGTGGTTTTCATTGACTACGTCTCAGGGGCTGTCGACGTCGTCTTGACGTGTGCTCTTCCGGTTACCGTCATCATAGTTCTGTACGCGAGGGTGTTCTCCGTGGCTGTCGCTCAGGCCCGCGCCATGCGCTCTCAGATCTCAGTTGTTTCGGTGGGCTTAAAAATGATGAGGTCGGAGCTGAAAGCAGCCAGAACTCTTGGCGTGGTGGTGGTTTTGTTTCTGATTTGTTTCTGCCCATATTACGCCGTTTCCCTTGTAAGTGACAGCCTGGTTAGTAGTTCATACGTGTCCTTTGTGCTCTATCTGTTCTATCTCAACTCATTTCTGAACCCTTTGATATATGCATTGTTTTACCCCTGGTTTAGAAAAGCAATAAAACGTATTGTTATCCTGCAGGCCGGCTCCTAA